From Helicobacteraceae bacterium, the proteins below share one genomic window:
- the grpE gene encoding nucleotide exchange factor GrpE: protein MNEERDKQELDQNAEETIDDKSVESEAIAEEISEPSEEDFEAKYNEAQDRYLRAYAEFENIKKRLEKEKYQAIDYASERFAKDLLPVIDALDLALKIDQNDHFEQLKEGVNLIKTALIKAFEKHGVLPVTHEEGFDPALHEAIMQANDEALEENAIAQVLQQGWRYKERLLRPSLVSVNKRS, encoded by the coding sequence GTGAACGAAGAGCGGGATAAACAAGAGTTAGATCAAAACGCGGAGGAGACAATCGACGACAAAAGCGTCGAATCGGAAGCGATCGCCGAGGAGATAAGCGAACCGAGTGAAGAGGATTTTGAAGCCAAATATAACGAGGCGCAGGATCGCTATTTAAGAGCCTACGCGGAGTTTGAAAACATAAAAAAGCGTTTGGAAAAGGAGAAGTATCAGGCGATCGATTACGCCAGCGAAAGGTTTGCCAAAGACCTTTTACCCGTGATCGACGCGCTGGATTTGGCGCTAAAAATCGATCAAAACGATCATTTTGAGCAGCTAAAAGAGGGGGTCAATCTGATCAAGACGGCGCTGATCAAGGCGTTTGAAAAGCACGGCGTTTTGCCCGTAACGCACGAAGAGGGCTTTGATCCCGCGTTGCACGAGGCGATTATGCAGGCAAACGACGAGGCGTTGGAGGAAAACGCGATCGCGCAGGTTCTTCAGCAAGGCTGGCGTTACAAGGAAAGATTGTTGCGTCCGTCTTTAGTTTCAGTAAATAAAAGGAGTTAA
- the rplM gene encoding 50S ribosomal protein L13: MSKLTKSLNAATLRRDWLLIDAKDKPFGRLIGEIAVKLRGKHKPSFTPHVDCGDFIVVINASQARFSREGKLDKEYYRHTGWTGHVKSEKTSELLAKNPEKLFKLATRGMLPKNSLGREQLKKLKVYAGSEHPHTAQIKG, from the coding sequence ATGAGCAAGCTGACAAAGAGCCTAAACGCCGCGACGCTTCGGCGCGATTGGCTTCTGATCGACGCGAAGGACAAACCATTCGGTCGTCTGATTGGCGAGATCGCCGTTAAACTACGCGGCAAACACAAACCCAGCTTTACCCCGCATGTCGATTGCGGCGATTTCATCGTCGTTATCAACGCCTCGCAAGCGCGTTTTAGCCGCGAGGGCAAGCTCGACAAGGAGTATTACAGACACACCGGTTGGACGGGACACGTAAAAAGCGAAAAGACCTCCGAACTGCTGGCAAAAAACCCCGAAAAGCTATTCAAGTTAGCGACGCGCGGTATGTTGCCAAAAAACAGTTTAGGACGAGAACAGCTTAAAAAGCTGAAAGTATATGCCGGAAGCGAACATCCGCACACCGCGCAAATTAAAGGTTAA